One window from the genome of Poecilia reticulata strain Guanapo linkage group LG9, Guppy_female_1.0+MT, whole genome shotgun sequence encodes:
- the foxd5 gene encoding forkhead box protein D5: MSFSFHLKYHQKTRETSLYGILKNASLGHSWGERTFRTNHAFPSALSCCGPLQRGGSDRSEGLMGLACREEASLSIKPFRSLPQTALCLDRQTTNALLRTTHRYACFGTQSLGATMILSGESEAPHQTRLSVEENEIDIVGGEEPDHPLVLRTECSTDAGFSTESGAEFDSSEPDSSGESESSFSTDAPTPRKAQSGSVKPPYSYIALITMAILQSPLKKLTLSGICDFISNKFPYYREKFPAWQNSIRHNLSLNDCFIKIPREPGNPGKGNYWSLDPASEDMFDNGSFLRRRKRFKRNQPEFSRDGLFYSNLSSYMPYGQPCSAQGQVNLLPAAPARYIPLQDGTMMPPSSFHLFPRALNANGKRSGPKDSRAQPCVTEPKSGAQAKCSFSIDSIMSRPFHSSAQNPHPPHFLHGGLGFGHLMSNPPSRLVPALLQPLKTPLYYRPAMPNTAPLINEHLRSAPLC; the protein is encoded by the exons ATGAGTTTCAGCTTTCACTTAAAGTACCATCAGAAGACCAGAGAGACCTCCTTGTACG GTATCCTAAAGAATGCCTCACTCGGCCATTCTTGGGGCGAAAGGACCTTTCGCACCAACCATGCATTCCCCTCCGCCCTGTCTTGCTGTGGCCCCCTGCAGCGAGGGGGATCTGATAGGTCCGAAGGATTAATGGGACTGGCCTGCAGGGAAGAGGCATCCCTGTCTATAAAACCATTTCGCTCACTACCGCAAACCGCCTTGTGTTTAGACAGGCAGACCACAAACGCGCTTTTACGCACGACGCACCGTTACGCTTGTTTTGGCACACAAAGTTTAGGCGCGACTATGATTCTGTCCGGTGAATCTGAAGCGCCTCACCAAACCAGACTGTCTGTGGAAGAGAATGAGATTGATATAGTGGGCGGTGAAGAGCCTGACCACCCGCTGGTGTTGCGGACCGAGTGCTCCACGGACGCTGGATTTTCGACAGAATCTGGTGCCGAGTTTGACTCCTCAGAGCCCGACTCCTCTGGGGAAAGCGAGAGCAGCTTCAGCACGGACGCTCCGACGCCCAGGAAGGCTCAGAGCGGCTCGGTAAAGCCTCCGTACTCCTACATCGCCCTCATCACCATGGCCATCCTGCAGAGCCCACTGAAGAAGCTGACGCTGAGCGGCATCTGCGACTTCATCAGCAACAAGTTTCCCTACTACAGGGAGAAGTTCCCAGCTTGGCAGAACTCCATCAGACACAACCTGTCTCTTAATGACTGCTTCATCAAGATCCCGAGGGAGCCCGGGAACCCGGGGAAAGGCAACTACTGGTCTCTGGACCCCGCGTCTGAGGATATGTTTGACAACGGCAGCTTCCTGCGCAGGAGAAAGCGATTCAAGAGGAACCAGCCGGAATTCAGCAGAGACGGATTGTTTTACTCCAACCTGAGCAGCTACATGCCGTACGGACAGCCGTGCAGCGCACAGGGCCAGGTAAATCTCCTACCCGCTGCTCCCGCTCGGTACATACCCCTGCAGGATGGCACTATGATGCCCCCTTcttctttccatctttttccGCGTGCTCTAAACGCTAACGGGAAACGCAGCGGGCCTAAAGACTCCAGAGCGCAGCCGTGCGTAACAGAGCCAAAGTCTGGCGCGCAAGCAAAGTGCTCATTCAGCATCGACAGCATCATGAGCAGACCATTTCACAGCAGCGCACAAAACCCACATCCGCCCCACTTTCTTCACGGCGGCCTTGGATTTGGCCATCTGATGTCAAACCCGCCATCCCGTTTGGTACCAGCGCTCCTGCAGCCTTTAAAGACTCCTCTGTACTACAGGCCTGCAATGCCGAACACTGCTCCTTTAATAAACGAGCATCTACGTTCTGCTCCTCTATGCTGA